A region from the Corynebacterium halotolerans YIM 70093 = DSM 44683 genome encodes:
- a CDS encoding MBL fold metallo-hydrolase translates to MKITRHIHACVRIEHEGTRVLVDPGSFGVPDDLAAVDAVLVTHVHPDHVDPEALGAARHDNPDLRIFAPASVAAHLADDVTVVTHGDTFRVGALDVRVVGADHAVVTRATPVAENTGYLFNGQVLHAGDAFHPIRDVDCVLLPVNGPWVKMLDIEEFLSQYPPKRFIAIHDGIVNDHGLAINRKQLSKLAGEHGSEYLPLAPGESVEIG, encoded by the coding sequence ATGAAGATCACCCGACACATCCACGCCTGCGTGCGCATCGAACACGAGGGCACCCGCGTCCTCGTGGACCCCGGCTCCTTCGGCGTGCCCGACGACCTCGCGGCTGTCGACGCCGTGCTGGTCACCCACGTCCACCCCGACCACGTCGATCCGGAGGCGCTCGGCGCCGCCCGCCACGACAACCCCGATCTGCGGATCTTCGCCCCCGCGTCCGTCGCCGCGCACCTGGCCGACGACGTCACCGTGGTCACCCACGGCGACACCTTCCGGGTGGGCGCCCTCGACGTCCGGGTCGTCGGCGCCGACCACGCCGTGGTCACCCGCGCCACGCCTGTCGCGGAGAACACCGGCTACCTGTTCAACGGGCAGGTGCTGCACGCGGGCGACGCCTTCCACCCGATCCGGGACGTGGACTGCGTCCTGCTCCCGGTCAACGGACCCTGGGTGAAGATGCTCGACATCGAGGAGTTCCTGTCGCAGTACCCGCCGAAGCGCTTCATCGCCATCCACGACGGGATCGTCAACGACCACGGCCTGGCGATCAACCGCAAGCAGCTGAGCAAGCTCGCCGGGGAGCACGGCAGCGAGTACCTGCCGCTGGCGCCCGGGGAATCCGTGGAGATCGGCTGA
- the nrdF gene encoding class 1b ribonucleoside-diphosphate reductase subunit beta — protein sequence MQPVVSPAKYTSGEVVDSINWNEIPDQMDHDIWNRLVSNFWLPEKIPVSNDLKSWDTMSEDEKLATMRVFTGLTMLDTLQGTVGAVSLIPDATTMHEEAVLSNIVFMEAVHAKSYSNIFMTLASTPEIEQAFRWSRENDHLQYKARRILDFYNGEDPLRKKIASVMLESFLFYSGFYLPLRWASHSKLTNTADIIRLIIRDEAIHGYYIGYKYQRQLESLSAAEREQLQEDTMELLLDLYENEAKYTEEVYDAIGWTEDVKGFLRYNANKALNNLGYEGLFPADDCRFNTGVRTSLDPSSNENHDFFSGSGSSYVIGKAEDTTDDDWDF from the coding sequence TTGCAACCTGTTGTTTCCCCCGCCAAGTACACCTCAGGTGAGGTGGTCGACTCGATCAACTGGAACGAGATCCCCGACCAGATGGACCACGACATCTGGAACCGCCTGGTGTCCAACTTCTGGCTCCCGGAGAAGATCCCGGTGTCCAACGACCTCAAGTCCTGGGACACGATGTCCGAGGACGAGAAGCTGGCCACCATGCGGGTGTTCACCGGCCTGACCATGCTGGACACCCTCCAGGGCACCGTCGGCGCGGTCTCGCTGATCCCCGACGCGACCACCATGCACGAGGAGGCGGTGCTCTCCAACATCGTGTTCATGGAGGCCGTCCACGCCAAGAGCTACTCGAATATCTTCATGACCCTGGCGTCCACCCCCGAGATCGAGCAGGCCTTCCGCTGGTCGCGCGAGAACGACCACCTGCAGTACAAGGCCCGCCGCATCCTGGACTTCTACAACGGTGAGGATCCGCTGCGGAAGAAGATCGCCTCCGTGATGCTCGAGTCCTTCCTGTTCTACTCCGGCTTCTACCTCCCGCTGCGCTGGGCCTCGCACTCCAAGCTGACCAACACCGCGGACATCATCCGCCTGATCATCCGCGACGAGGCCATCCACGGCTACTACATCGGCTACAAGTACCAGCGCCAGCTCGAGTCCCTGTCCGCGGCCGAGCGCGAGCAGCTCCAGGAGGACACCATGGAACTGCTCCTGGATCTGTACGAGAACGAGGCCAAGTACACCGAGGAGGTCTACGACGCGATCGGCTGGACCGAGGACGTCAAGGGCTTCCTGCGCTACAACGCCAACAAGGCACTCAACAACCTCGGCTACGAGGGCCTCTTCCCGGCCGACGACTGCCGGTTCAACACCGGCGTGCGCACCTCGCTGGATCCGTCCTCCAATGAGAACCACGACTTCTTCTCGGGTTCCGGTTCCTCCTACGTGATCGGCAAGGCGGAGGACACCACCGACGACGACTGGGACTTCTAA
- a CDS encoding macrolide 2'-phosphotransferase has product MTDHDTITADILDLAAGHGLSLQPESLRINEMGLDFRVALARTDTGEDWVLRIPRRPEVMDRAAPEGKVLQLVAPRLSAAVPGWRIHSASLIAYPLLPGEPGLELDENGTPVWQVDVSSPAFAESLGDLLAELHGTPLDDAAATGVEVHSPAGLRQAWRDDIERVAREFTVAGHLLDRWEAWLDEDGYWPEHTVLTHGEIYPGHTLIRGGRISAVLDWTTASVGDPARDLSFHQATAAPEAFQVTVDRYVRGGGRIWPRLAEHCAEMFSANAVGYGIYVLDTGDETHREAAAAQLNPPEE; this is encoded by the coding sequence ATGACTGACCACGACACGATCACCGCTGACATCCTCGACCTGGCCGCCGGGCACGGCCTGTCCCTCCAGCCTGAATCACTGCGCATCAACGAGATGGGACTCGATTTCCGGGTCGCACTCGCCCGCACGGACACCGGTGAGGACTGGGTGCTGCGCATCCCCCGCCGCCCGGAGGTGATGGACCGCGCCGCGCCGGAGGGAAAGGTCCTGCAGCTGGTCGCGCCTCGTCTCAGCGCCGCCGTGCCGGGCTGGCGGATCCACTCCGCGTCATTGATCGCCTATCCCCTGCTGCCCGGCGAACCCGGACTGGAGCTCGACGAGAATGGCACACCGGTCTGGCAGGTTGACGTGTCCTCCCCGGCGTTCGCGGAGTCACTCGGCGATCTGCTGGCCGAACTGCACGGGACCCCGCTTGACGACGCCGCGGCCACCGGCGTCGAGGTCCACAGCCCCGCGGGGCTCCGTCAGGCCTGGCGGGACGACATCGAACGGGTCGCCCGGGAATTCACCGTGGCCGGACACCTGCTGGACCGGTGGGAGGCCTGGCTGGACGAGGACGGCTACTGGCCGGAGCACACCGTGCTCACCCACGGCGAGATCTACCCCGGCCACACGCTGATCCGGGGCGGCCGCATCAGCGCCGTCCTGGACTGGACCACCGCCTCCGTCGGCGATCCGGCCCGGGATCTCTCCTTCCACCAGGCCACCGCCGCACCCGAGGCGTTCCAGGTGACGGTGGACCGGTACGTGCGGGGTGGTGGCCGGATCTGGCCCCGCCTGGCGGAGCACTGCGCCGAGATGTTCTCGGCCAACGCGGTCGGCTACGGCATCTATGTCCTGGACACGGGCGATGAGACACACCGGGAGGCGGCCGCGGCGCAGCTGAATCCGCCGGAGGAGTGA
- a CDS encoding SRPBCC family protein: MAHRHTLARQGESAPFHFETTWRVPAEAEQVWRVLSDVSSWPDWWPGMRTARMRGSGDRASLMVQSPLGYRLRFAIALLSSEPPTSAELTVDGDLRGEGSFTAHQDADGTRLTITWCVVTRRRLIGAVRPVATWAHDAVMAAGQRGLRRACERSSNRSRLPASGAAVSSKVLGGVLVLVSGGLIGGRLLRARRERAAAGQPEELPVGA, translated from the coding sequence ATGGCACACCGGCACACCCTCGCGCGGCAGGGGGAATCCGCACCCTTCCACTTTGAGACCACCTGGCGGGTGCCCGCGGAGGCGGAACAGGTCTGGCGGGTGCTCTCCGACGTCTCCTCCTGGCCGGACTGGTGGCCGGGGATGCGCACCGCGCGGATGCGCGGGAGCGGGGACCGGGCGTCGCTGATGGTGCAGAGCCCGCTGGGGTACCGCCTGCGCTTCGCCATTGCTCTGCTGTCCTCCGAACCGCCCACCTCGGCCGAGCTCACGGTGGACGGCGACCTGCGCGGCGAGGGGAGTTTCACCGCGCACCAGGACGCGGACGGAACCCGGCTGACGATCACGTGGTGCGTGGTCACCCGCCGCCGCCTGATCGGGGCGGTGCGTCCCGTCGCCACCTGGGCCCACGACGCGGTGATGGCGGCCGGACAGCGGGGGCTGCGCAGGGCGTGCGAACGGTCAAGCAACCGCAGCCGTCTGCCGGCGTCCGGGGCCGCGGTGTCGTCGAAGGTGCTCGGAGGTGTTCTCGTCCTGGTCTCCGGGGGGCTCATCGGCGGCCGTCTCCTGCGGGCCCGCCGCGAACGCGCCGCGGCCGGGCAACCGGAGGAGCTTCCGGTCGGGGCGTAG